A window of Cheilinus undulatus linkage group 1, ASM1832078v1, whole genome shotgun sequence contains these coding sequences:
- the cd276 gene encoding CD276 antigen isoform X2: MLSLLLPAMLAVQAVAMLEVHVPEQPVVALHGMDATLGCSFSPASPFNLSDLSVFWQLTDTKRSVHGYWEGHDQLADQAERFANRTSLFPAQLGLGNTSLLLSRVVVADEGSYTCFVRVQDYGSAALLLQVAAPYSKPIVTSKPESNLRPGDEVALTCVAYGGYPEADVIWQDGGGRNLTDNITNSVVANEEGLFTMSSVLKVMVEPNSTYSCRLINPLLGEEGYASVTITAEEAKELEEEESKTAMTLLKS; encoded by the exons ATGCTGTCCCTCCTGCTGCCTGCCATGCTGGCCGTCCAAGCTGTGG CAATGTTGGAAGTGCACGTCCCAGAGCAGCCAGTGGTGGCGCTGCACGGCATGGACGCCACCCTCGGCTGCTCCTTCAGCCCTGCCAGCCCCTTCAACCTGTCTGATCTGAGCGTCTTCTGGCAGCTCACAGACACCAAACGCAGTGTGCACGGGTACTGGGAGGGACACGACCAGCTGGCAGACCAGGCAGAGAGGTTCGCCAACCGTACCAGCCTGTTCCCCGCCCAGCTGGGCCTGGGCAACACTTCGCTCCTGCTGAGCAGGGTGGTGGTGGCTGACGAAGGCAGCTATACCTGCTTTGTCAGGGTGCAGGACTACGGCAGTGCTGCCCTGCTGCTGCAGGTGGCCG cCCCCTACTCGAAGCCTATCGTGACTTCGAAGCCTGAATCCAACCTGCGACCGGGTGATGAGGTGGCTCTGACATGTGTGGCCTACGGTGGCTATCCGGAAGCTGATGTGATTTGGCAGGATGGTGGCGGGCGTAACCTGACTGACAACATCACCAATTCTGTGGTGGCCAATGAGGAAGGGCTGTTCACCATGAGCAGTGTGCTTAAAGTTATGGTGGAGCCCAATAGCACCTACAGCTGCCGACTAATTAACCCACTACTGGGGGAGGAGGGATATGCCTCTGTCACAATCACAG
- the LOC121508631 gene encoding ubiquitin-like protein 7 isoform X1 — protein MQVKMTSPDWQLYLKLVDQPKSTFHFPEMMPGDVSPGGYRVATLKQLVAAQLPDSIPDPELIELVHCGRKLKDDLTLDASGIQPGSTLHILRKTWPEPESSPEPVNRATAAREFRVFHAALHSLNSTYRDSVYKMLTNKESLDQIIVATPGLRSDPVALGVLQDKDLFVQFTDPNMLDILISSHPALVNAIILVLHSVAGSMPAQSSASSSRNVSASSYSDMPGGFMFEGMSDDEEDFQTGSPAGPSSRAGASAGMRPVSLGHSGATGPRPITQSELATALALASTPDSSAVTPTTASQSDPSSSVAPMPAGTPVSNDLFSQALQQALQASNMSALQGRWQSQMQQLRDMGIQDEELMLRALQATDGDIQAALELIFAGGPGL, from the exons ATGCAG GTAAAGATGACATCTCCAGACTGGCAACTCTATTTAAAGCTGGTGGATCAGCCCAAATCCACCTTCCACTTCCCAGAGATGATGCCAGGGGATGTTTCACCTGGAGGATACAGAGTCGCTACTTTAAAACAACTTGTTGCAGCACAGCTCCCAGACTCCATCCCAGATCCTGAACTAATAG AGCTGGTCCATTGTGGAAGGAAACTTAAGGATGACTTAACACTGGATGCTAGTGGGATTCAACCAGGATCCACTTTACATATCCTCAGAAAGACATGGCCAGAGCCAGAGAGCAGTCCAG AGCCTGTAAACAGAGCTACTGCTGCTAGGGAATTCAGGGTGTTTCATGCTGCCCTTCACTCGCTCAACTCTACCTACAGGGACTCG GTCTATAAAATGCTGACAAATAAAGAATCTTTGGATCAGATCATTGTAGCTACACCAGGGCTCAGGTCAGACCCTGTAGCTTTAG GTGTGCTCCAAGACAAAGATCTCTTTGTGCAGTTCACTGACCCCAACATGCTGGACAT TTTGATCAGTTCCCACCCAGCCCTTGTCAACGCCATCATCCTGGTCCTGCACTCTGTAGCGGGCAGTATGCCGGCTCAGTCCAGTGCCAGCTCATCTCGAAATGTTTCTGCAAGCTCTTACAGTGACATGCCAG GAGGTTTCATGTTTGAGGGCATGTCTGATGATGAGGAAGATTTCCAGACT GGGAGCCCAGCAGGTCCCTCCAGCAGAGCAGGAGCCTCAGCAGGTATGCGGCCGGTGTCTCTTGGCCACAGCGGAGCGACAGGCCCTCGGCCTATAACACAGAGTGAACTGGCAACTGCTTTGGCACTCGCAAGCACTCCTGACAGCAGTGCGGTCACTCCTACAACTGCAAGCCAG TCGGACCCCTCCAGTAGTGTGGCCCCTATGCCAGCAGGGACCCCTGTCAGTAATGATCTTTTCAGCCAGGCACTACAGCAAGCTTTACAAGCCTCCAACATGTCGGCTCTACAA GGCCGCTGGCAGTCCCAGATGCAGCAGCTCAGGGACATGGGGATCCAGGATGAGGAGCTGATGCTGAGGGCGCTGCAGGCCACAGATGGTGACATCCAGGCTGCCCTGGAGCTCATATTTGCTGGTGGCCCAGGACTCTGA
- the LOC121508631 gene encoding ubiquitin-like protein 7 isoform X2 → MTSPDWQLYLKLVDQPKSTFHFPEMMPGDVSPGGYRVATLKQLVAAQLPDSIPDPELIELVHCGRKLKDDLTLDASGIQPGSTLHILRKTWPEPESSPEPVNRATAAREFRVFHAALHSLNSTYRDSVYKMLTNKESLDQIIVATPGLRSDPVALGVLQDKDLFVQFTDPNMLDILISSHPALVNAIILVLHSVAGSMPAQSSASSSRNVSASSYSDMPGGFMFEGMSDDEEDFQTGSPAGPSSRAGASAGMRPVSLGHSGATGPRPITQSELATALALASTPDSSAVTPTTASQSDPSSSVAPMPAGTPVSNDLFSQALQQALQASNMSALQGRWQSQMQQLRDMGIQDEELMLRALQATDGDIQAALELIFAGGPGL, encoded by the exons ATGACATCTCCAGACTGGCAACTCTATTTAAAGCTGGTGGATCAGCCCAAATCCACCTTCCACTTCCCAGAGATGATGCCAGGGGATGTTTCACCTGGAGGATACAGAGTCGCTACTTTAAAACAACTTGTTGCAGCACAGCTCCCAGACTCCATCCCAGATCCTGAACTAATAG AGCTGGTCCATTGTGGAAGGAAACTTAAGGATGACTTAACACTGGATGCTAGTGGGATTCAACCAGGATCCACTTTACATATCCTCAGAAAGACATGGCCAGAGCCAGAGAGCAGTCCAG AGCCTGTAAACAGAGCTACTGCTGCTAGGGAATTCAGGGTGTTTCATGCTGCCCTTCACTCGCTCAACTCTACCTACAGGGACTCG GTCTATAAAATGCTGACAAATAAAGAATCTTTGGATCAGATCATTGTAGCTACACCAGGGCTCAGGTCAGACCCTGTAGCTTTAG GTGTGCTCCAAGACAAAGATCTCTTTGTGCAGTTCACTGACCCCAACATGCTGGACAT TTTGATCAGTTCCCACCCAGCCCTTGTCAACGCCATCATCCTGGTCCTGCACTCTGTAGCGGGCAGTATGCCGGCTCAGTCCAGTGCCAGCTCATCTCGAAATGTTTCTGCAAGCTCTTACAGTGACATGCCAG GAGGTTTCATGTTTGAGGGCATGTCTGATGATGAGGAAGATTTCCAGACT GGGAGCCCAGCAGGTCCCTCCAGCAGAGCAGGAGCCTCAGCAGGTATGCGGCCGGTGTCTCTTGGCCACAGCGGAGCGACAGGCCCTCGGCCTATAACACAGAGTGAACTGGCAACTGCTTTGGCACTCGCAAGCACTCCTGACAGCAGTGCGGTCACTCCTACAACTGCAAGCCAG TCGGACCCCTCCAGTAGTGTGGCCCCTATGCCAGCAGGGACCCCTGTCAGTAATGATCTTTTCAGCCAGGCACTACAGCAAGCTTTACAAGCCTCCAACATGTCGGCTCTACAA GGCCGCTGGCAGTCCCAGATGCAGCAGCTCAGGGACATGGGGATCCAGGATGAGGAGCTGATGCTGAGGGCGCTGCAGGCCACAGATGGTGACATCCAGGCTGCCCTGGAGCTCATATTTGCTGGTGGCCCAGGACTCTGA